A single window of Microbispora hainanensis DNA harbors:
- a CDS encoding cell division protein SepF, with product MGAVRKVASYLGLGGAEQYDDETYAEDEYEDDWMPAAERAAKRWQPNADPARIVMVRPRKYDDALTIGRHFREGHTVVMDVAGMSTAEATRMVDFAAGLAYGCEGRIERIADKVFLITPATVEVSTA from the coding sequence ATGGGGGCTGTGCGCAAGGTGGCGAGCTACCTTGGCCTGGGTGGGGCAGAGCAGTACGACGACGAGACCTACGCCGAGGACGAGTACGAGGACGACTGGATGCCGGCGGCCGAGCGTGCCGCCAAGCGTTGGCAGCCCAACGCCGATCCGGCCCGTATCGTTATGGTCCGCCCGAGGAAGTATGACGACGCCCTGACGATCGGCCGGCACTTCCGCGAGGGCCACACGGTGGTCATGGACGTGGCGGGCATGTCGACGGCGGAGGCCACACGAATGGTGGACTTCGCCGCGGGCTTGGCCTACGGCTGCGAGGGACGTATCGAGCGGATCGCGGACAAGGTCTTTCTGATCACTCCGGCGACGGTGGAGGTTTCCACGGCCTGA